The segment ACCCGGCCACGGCTTCACACGCCCACGCTTGCGGCCTCACCCTGCCGCCGTTTCACACGCAGCACTGGGCAGCCATGCGGTCGGCCGACGAATGCTGCCGCGGCACCGGCCCCGGATCAGCCGCCCGGCACCGCGTCGCAGGGCCGCAGGGTGATCTGGCACCCACCCGACGACAGGCCGTCCAGATCGGCGTTGAATTCAGCGATGATCTCCTCGAACGGCTGGCCCGCGGAATCGCCCGTCATGTGGCCATCGGCCAGCAGCGTCACCTCGAACCCGATCTCCACCGCGCGACGACACGACGCGTCGATGCAGAAATCGGTGGCAAAGCCGCCGACGATCAGGTGATCGACCGAAGACGATCCCAGAATGTGCACCAGCGTGGTGTTGTGAAAGCTGTCCCAGGTGTCCTTCTGCACCACCGCCTCGCCGGGCTGCGGTGCCAGATCGCTGCGCAGCTGCCAGCCCGCGCTGCCGGTCGCCAGCGGTTCGCCCGGGCCCTCGTTGTGCTGCACGAAGACCACCGGGATGCCCTGCGCGCGGGCGCGCGCCAGCACCCCCTGAAGGCGCCCGATCAGCGCCGTCTGCGCCCGGTCCACCAGCGGCTGGCGCGCGGGTGTGGCGGAACCGTCAAGCACCCCGGTCTGGACATCGATCAGCAACAGCGCGGTCGTCATGGCAAAGCTCCCGTTCCTGCCGGAAGGTCGCGGTCCGGCGGGCGGGATCATGGCAGGTGCGGGGTTGCGGCGTCAAGTCGGCGGCCCCGCGACAAAAGGTTGACAAACCCTTGCCGTTTCTGGTTTTTTAAATGCAGAACAAAGGCTTGCGCTGCATTTCACGCGTGAAACCTCAGGCCACCCGCGCCGGAACCCGTCGTTCCAGCCAGCGGAACGCCAGCACCAGCACCCCGGCGATCGCCATGTAGACCACCGCCAGCAGCAACAGCGGCTCGTAGACGATGAAGGTATCCTGCCGGACCCGGCTTGCCACCGAATAGATGTCCACCACCGTGATCGTCGCGACCAGCGGCGTCGCCTTCAGCTGCAACACCGTCTCGCCCCCCAGCGTCGGCAGGGCGCGGTGAATGGCCTGCGGCAGCCAGATCCGCCGCAGGATGGTGAACCGCGGCATCCCCATCGCCCGCGCGGCCTCAAGCTGCCCCTTCGGCACCGACTTGAAGGCCCCCCGCATCACCTCGCCCTCATACCCCGCGAAAGACAGCGTCAGCGCCAGCACCGCATAGGGCCAGGCCTGCCGCAGGATCGGCCAGAACTCGCTCTCCCGGATCCAGGGAAACTGCGGAAACAGCGACCCCAGCCCGAAATACAGCAGCCAAAGCTGCAACAGCAGCGGCGTGCCCCGGATCACCGAACAGAACACCCGCGCCGGGGCGGCCAGAAACCACGGCCCCACCGCCTGCGCGAGGCCCAGCGGAATCGCCAGCAGCATCCCCAGCGTGGTCGTCACCGCCAGAATCCAGATCGTGCGCCAGATGCCCTGCCCGATCAGCGGCAGGTATTTCGGCAGCCAGTCCCAGCGCAGCGACAGCGCGCACCAGATCACCACCCCCGCCGCCACGGCCAGCAT is part of the Paracoccaceae bacterium Fryx2 genome and harbors:
- a CDS encoding isochorismatase family protein, yielding MTTALLLIDVQTGVLDGSATPARQPLVDRAQTALIGRLQGVLARARAQGIPVVFVQHNEGPGEPLATGSAGWQLRSDLAPQPGEAVVQKDTWDSFHNTTLVHILGSSSVDHLIVGGFATDFCIDASCRRAVEIGFEVTLLADGHMTGDSAGQPFEEIIAEFNADLDGLSSGGCQITLRPCDAVPGG
- a CDS encoding ABC transporter permease, which produces MTGFWQPHRIVMLAVAAGVVIWCALSLRWDWLPKYLPLIGQGIWRTIWILAVTTTLGMLLAIPLGLAQAVGPWFLAAPARVFCSVIRGTPLLLQLWLLYFGLGSLFPQFPWIRESEFWPILRQAWPYAVLALTLSFAGYEGEVMRGAFKSVPKGQLEAARAMGMPRFTILRRIWLPQAIHRALPTLGGETVLQLKATPLVATITVVDIYSVASRVRQDTFIVYEPLLLLAVVYMAIAGVLVLAFRWLERRVPARVA